The Medicago truncatula cultivar Jemalong A17 chromosome 4, MtrunA17r5.0-ANR, whole genome shotgun sequence genome includes a region encoding these proteins:
- the LOC25492439 gene encoding GATA transcription factor 11, whose translation MKNSWFFDKNFNGVSDEILGDVVEFFDFPLEDVETDGVEQDWNDQFKHLEEPSLGVFSIPSFELHGETQYEKPKLVNNFSAAELSHIDRRNVVNSSLKDRRGLLGKTAGPAYGKTIPIQNVSFNGTNLRGCRTYSPVSVFESSSYSSVESYNFELPVIPAKRPRGKRRRLSSFDRLFSIPFIPAFQKQQSDKQRAGKSLCRAQKRPRKDDTSQLSDSIETKRSSLHESIAPRKCTHCEVTETPQWREGPKGPKTLCNACGVRYRSGRLFPEYRPAASPTFEASVHSNSHKKVLEIRKKVNQETVKGSSMLYLSSNLSGIL comes from the exons ATGAAGAACAGTTGGTTTTTTGACAAGAATTTTAATGGTGTGTCGGATGAGATTCTTGGTGACGTCGTTGAGTTTTTCGATTTTCCACTTGAAGATGTGGAAACGGATGGTGTGGAACAAGATTGGAATGATCAATTCAAACACCTTGAAGAACCATCTCTTGGTGTTTTTTCAATACCATCATTTGAGCTACACGGCGAAACTCAATATGAGAAACCAAAGCTTGTGAACAATTTCTCTGCTGCT GAACTTTCTCATATTGACAGAAGAAATGTTGTGAATTCAAGCTTAAAAGATCGACGAGGACTA CTTGGAAAGACTGCTGGACCGGCATATGGCAAAACTATTCCCATCCAAAATGTCTCCTTCAATGGAACAAATTTACGCGGATGCCGAACCTACAGCCCAGTTTCAGTTTTTGAAAGCAGCAGTTATTCCTCGGTGGAGAGTTACAACTTTGAATTACCAGTGATCCCGGCAAAGCGTCCTCGTGGTAAACGCCGGCGCCTCTCAAGCTTCGACAGGCTATTCTCAATTCCATTCATACCTGCTTTTCAAAAGCAGCAATCGGATAAACAGCGTGCTGGTAAATCATTATGCAGAGCCCAAAAAAGGCCAAGGAAAGACGATACCTCCCAGCTCTCTGATAGCATTGAGACGAAGAGATCATCGTTACATGAATCTATTGCTCCTAGAAAATGTACGCATTGCGAGGTAACTGAAACACCACAATGGAGAGAGGGGCCTAAGGGTCCTAAGACCCTATGCAATGCTTGTGGAGTTCGATACAGGTCTGGTCGCCTATTTCCTGAATATCGGCCTGCAGCTAGCCCAACCTTTGAAGCATCAGTGCACTCAAATTCTCACAAGAAGGTCTTGGAAATCAGGAAAAAGGTTAATCAGGAGACTGTTAAAGGTTCTTCTATGTTGTATTTATCATCAAACCTTTCAGGAATTCTCTAG